Within Microbacterium proteolyticum, the genomic segment GGCGGCGGACTATCCCGCGATGCTCGACCTCATCGCCCGCGGGACGCTGCGGCCGCAGGATCTCGTCGAGCGGGTCGTGGGTCTCGACGAGGCCGCGGAGATGTTGCCGCGCATGGACACCGCCGCCCCGGCGGGCATGACGATGATCGACCCGCGGCGGGTCTGAACGTCGGCGCGGGAGTCAGCCCCGAGGAGCCTCGGGGCCGTCCGGGCTCTCGGGGGCCGCGGACGTGTCGTCGTCCTTCGGCAGGAGGAGCGGGCGATCGACCGTCTTCGTGACCTGAGCGGGGTCGACGGCGAGCAGCAGCAGCGCGACGCTGACGAGCACGACGATGAAGGTGACACCGGCGGCGATGGCGCCGATGACGAGCGCGCGCTGGATCTCGTCGGCGGGGCGGGCCTGGAAGGCCCCCATCGACACGAGGGTCACGATGCCGGCGAAGAGCGCGGCGACGAAGGCGAGCCCGAGCAGCTGGACGGGCTTCATGAGATCGCGGCGGGTGGGCTTGTGGTCGGTCATGATGCGGCCTCCTCGGCGGGTACGGCCGGAACCGGCTCCGGGCGGCGGGGCGAGAAACCGGCGATCGCCAGGTACACGGCGATGATCGCCGCGTAGCCGCCGAAGATGCCCACCGCGATGGTGATCCCCGTGAGGGTGAAGGTGCCGGCGCCCTCGATCGTGTAGTCGTACGAAAAGGCCGGGCTGGTGAGAAGGAAGCCGACCGCCAGGATGAGCGTGATGATCCCCACCGTGAGACCGTCGCGGGAGTCGGGGCGCCCGGCGCGGCGGTCGCGCACGGCACCGATGATCTCGAGCGCACCGGACACGACCGCCCACACGATGACGAGGACGAAGAAGAAGGTCGTCGTCCGCCACGCGCCGACGCTGGCCGCGAGCCCGGCGAGCCCGCTCACCACCGCCAGCAGGATCGGCGTCGTCCGCTGACCGCTCGGGTACACGAGCCACACCGACAGCACGAGGACGAGGGCGGTGGCCAGCGCGAACCCGCTGAACACGCTCGAGCCGACGGCCGCCGAATGATCCGACGAGAACGTGACCATGACCGCCGCCAGGGCGGCGAAGAAGGCGCGCGCCAACTGGACGTGGCGCACATCGAAGGAGCGCACAGAAGCAGGAGTGGTCACGGAGGGTCCCGGAGAGACGGAGTCGATGGCATCCAGTCTATTCCCCGCCGGCTGAGCGCCCTCCGTGTGCACCGACGTCGAGATATCCCGCTCAGGCCGTCGGGGCCCCCACCTCTTCCTTC encodes:
- a CDS encoding amino acid transporter, with the translated sequence MTDHKPTRRDLMKPVQLLGLAFVAALFAGIVTLVSMGAFQARPADEIQRALVIGAIAAGVTFIVVLVSVALLLLAVDPAQVTKTVDRPLLLPKDDDTSAAPESPDGPEAPRG
- a CDS encoding acyl-CoA synthetase, whose translation is MRSFDVRHVQLARAFFAALAAVMVTFSSDHSAAVGSSVFSGFALATALVLVLSVWLVYPSGQRTTPILLAVVSGLAGLAASVGAWRTTTFFFVLVIVWAVVSGALEIIGAVRDRRAGRPDSRDGLTVGIITLILAVGFLLTSPAFSYDYTIEGAGTFTLTGITIAVGIFGGYAAIIAVYLAIAGFSPRRPEPVPAVPAEEAAS